A single window of Flagellimonas maritima DNA harbors:
- a CDS encoding 1-aminocyclopropane-1-carboxylate deaminase/D-cysteine desulfhydrase — protein sequence MDIPNQKVELPILNEKGITLYVKREDTIHPIISGNKYRKLKYNLHEAKKLGQDTLLTFGGAFSNHIAATAYAGKKEGLKTIGIIRGEELKNNWHENPTLKLAQANGMDLHFVSRSDYRKKNSIAFLQNLNAKFDLCYLIPEGGTNELAVKGCEEILTKADTQFDIICSCVGTGGTLAGLINSAQPHQTVLGFPALKGNFLKEDILKFAQNDNWKLIAEYHFGGYAKVDSSLIEFINSFKRETSIPLDPIYTGKMFFGVFDMIKKDVFKRGTQILVIHTGGLQGIDGMNPVLKKKNLPLLDL from the coding sequence TTGGACATTCCAAATCAAAAAGTAGAATTACCTATTCTTAATGAAAAAGGAATTACCCTTTATGTTAAAAGGGAAGATACCATCCACCCTATAATTTCTGGAAATAAATACAGGAAATTAAAATATAACCTACACGAGGCAAAAAAATTGGGGCAAGATACGTTACTCACTTTTGGTGGGGCATTTTCCAATCATATTGCTGCTACCGCTTATGCAGGAAAAAAAGAAGGTTTGAAAACTATAGGTATCATTCGGGGAGAAGAATTGAAAAATAATTGGCATGAAAACCCCACTCTGAAACTTGCACAAGCAAACGGAATGGACCTTCATTTTGTATCGCGAAGTGATTACCGAAAAAAGAATTCCATTGCATTTCTTCAGAACCTTAATGCCAAATTTGATTTGTGCTATCTTATCCCCGAAGGCGGAACAAATGAGTTGGCGGTCAAAGGATGTGAAGAGATTTTAACCAAAGCAGATACCCAATTCGATATTATTTGTAGCTGTGTAGGAACGGGCGGCACGCTCGCGGGACTTATCAATTCAGCACAACCGCACCAGACCGTTTTAGGGTTTCCGGCGTTAAAGGGCAATTTTTTAAAAGAAGATATTCTTAAATTTGCCCAAAATGATAATTGGAAATTAATCGCTGAATATCATTTTGGTGGATATGCCAAGGTAGATTCTTCATTGATTGAATTTATCAATTCCTTTAAAAGGGAAACATCGATTCCATTGGATCCAATCTATACGGGAAAAATGTTTTTTGGTGTTTTTGACATGATAAAAAAGGATGTTTTTAAACGAGGAACACAAATTTTGGTTATCCATACTGGAGGGCTACAGGGCATAGATGGAATGAATCCTGTTTTGAAAAAGAAAAATTTACCGTTATTGGATTTATGA
- a CDS encoding DUF5522 domain-containing protein: MKEIIPLEEGDCYLSKEGYKVFTAKYHLKRGYCCESGCRHCPYGYDKKTNTRT, encoded by the coding sequence ATGAAAGAAATCATTCCCTTGGAAGAGGGTGATTGTTATCTCTCAAAAGAGGGCTATAAGGTATTTACGGCAAAATATCATTTAAAAAGAGGGTATTGTTGCGAAAGCGGCTGTAGACATTGTCCATACGGGTATGATAAAAAAACCAACACAAGAACCTAA
- a CDS encoding DUF4136 domain-containing protein, producing MKNLRLFSLAALAITFLVSCSSVKVIADYDKEANFQTYKTYAFYKTGIDRAQISDLDKKRILNAIDEEMSSRGFVKSQQPDLLVNIFTKEREQVDVYNNNFGWGWGGLGWGGLGWGGLGWGFGPGWGWGPGWGWGGGFGPDVSTRTEGSLYIDLIDNKNKGLVWQGRGIGTLNNMKNIEKKEQRIREFVANILKEYPPSNEIAAN from the coding sequence ATGAAGAATTTAAGACTATTTTCCCTAGCTGCCCTAGCAATTACATTTTTGGTATCCTGTAGTTCTGTAAAAGTTATTGCGGACTACGATAAGGAAGCCAATTTTCAAACGTACAAAACCTATGCTTTTTATAAAACAGGTATCGATAGGGCTCAAATCTCTGACCTCGATAAGAAACGTATTCTAAATGCCATTGATGAAGAAATGAGTTCCAGAGGTTTTGTCAAATCACAACAACCAGATCTTTTGGTCAATATTTTTACAAAGGAACGCGAGCAGGTAGATGTCTACAACAACAACTTTGGTTGGGGTTGGGGCGGTCTTGGCTGGGGCGGTCTTGGCTGGGGCGGTCTCGGATGGGGCTTTGGACCAGGCTGGGGTTGGGGTCCAGGTTGGGGCTGGGGCGGTGGCTTTGGACCTGATGTCTCTACTAGAACTGAAGGATCTTTATATATTGATTTGATAGACAATAAAAATAAAGGACTTGTTTGGCAAGGTCGTGGTATCGGTACATTGAACAATATGAAGAATATAGAGAAGAAAGAGCAGCGCATACGGGAATTTGTAGCGAATATCCTTAAGGAATATCCGCCATCCAACGAGATTGCTGCAAACTAA
- a CDS encoding aromatic amino acid hydroxylase, which translates to MSYESNPILDKLPEHLKQFIKPQNYDDYSAIDQAVWRYVMRKNVDYLSKVAHKSYGDGLQKTGISIDHIPNMYGMNRILKEIGWAAVAVDGFIPPSAFMEFQAYNVLVIASDIRQLEHIEYTPAPDIIHEGAGHAPIIANPEYAEYLRRFGEIGSKAISSAKDYELYQAVRRLSIIKEAAGTPQEEIDSAEKHIETLQENMGKPSEMALIRNLHWWTVEYGLIGTPENAKIYGAGLLSSIGESKWCMQSNVIKVPYTIEAAHKTFDITKPQPQLFATPDFAHLSQVLEDFANTMALRTGGLSGIQKLIDSKALGTIEFSTGLQVSGQFNSVIEHNGKPIYVRTVGPTALAYREKELVGHSTLQHPEGFGSPIGKLKGINLAIEDMSPRDLKAYKIYEGEEISLEFEGGLMVEGTIVTGTRNLQGKIILITFENCKVTHDGKLLFMPDWGLYHMAVGQNVVSAFNGTADLGSFDLITHEITDTTIKSKKDTERARLEMYYKQIREFREGTNTTISRHKVFEEIKTDHPNDWLLSIELYELAKKGNDDNFQQEILAHLETVKQNNPKVGHLIDDGISLVEHSFSHSL; encoded by the coding sequence ATGAGTTACGAGTCCAATCCCATTTTAGATAAATTGCCAGAGCATCTGAAGCAATTCATAAAGCCTCAGAATTATGATGATTATTCCGCTATAGATCAAGCTGTATGGCGCTATGTAATGCGCAAAAACGTGGATTATTTGAGTAAAGTGGCGCATAAATCCTATGGAGATGGTTTGCAAAAAACCGGGATTTCCATAGACCACATTCCAAACATGTATGGAATGAACCGTATTTTAAAGGAAATAGGCTGGGCAGCAGTTGCCGTTGACGGTTTTATTCCCCCTTCTGCATTTATGGAGTTTCAAGCATATAATGTATTGGTCATAGCCTCGGATATAAGACAACTGGAACATATAGAATACACCCCTGCACCAGACATCATTCACGAAGGGGCAGGGCACGCCCCGATCATAGCAAATCCAGAATATGCGGAATATTTAAGAAGGTTTGGAGAAATAGGCAGTAAAGCCATATCCAGCGCAAAGGACTACGAGCTCTACCAAGCCGTAAGACGACTATCCATTATAAAAGAAGCGGCGGGAACGCCACAGGAAGAAATTGACTCCGCAGAAAAACATATTGAAACATTACAGGAGAATATGGGCAAGCCCAGTGAGATGGCACTCATTCGGAATCTTCATTGGTGGACCGTTGAATATGGGCTTATAGGAACACCTGAAAATGCCAAAATCTACGGAGCGGGATTACTTTCCTCGATTGGGGAGAGCAAATGGTGTATGCAGAGCAATGTAATAAAAGTACCGTACACCATTGAAGCGGCACACAAAACATTTGACATCACCAAGCCACAGCCACAACTTTTTGCAACCCCGGACTTTGCACATTTAAGTCAGGTTTTGGAAGATTTTGCAAATACGATGGCCCTGCGGACAGGTGGTCTATCAGGAATTCAAAAACTGATTGATTCCAAAGCACTTGGAACCATCGAGTTCAGTACAGGACTTCAAGTTTCCGGTCAATTTAATTCTGTTATTGAACACAATGGCAAACCTATTTATGTTCGTACGGTCGGCCCTACTGCATTGGCTTATAGGGAAAAGGAGTTGGTGGGTCACAGCACTTTGCAACATCCCGAAGGTTTTGGATCGCCAATTGGAAAATTAAAAGGTATCAATCTTGCTATTGAAGATATGAGTCCCCGCGATTTAAAAGCGTATAAAATTTATGAAGGTGAAGAAATTTCGCTAGAGTTTGAAGGCGGGCTGATGGTAGAAGGCACTATAGTTACAGGAACCAGAAATCTTCAGGGAAAAATCATCCTGATAACCTTTGAAAATTGTAAGGTCACGCATGACGGGAAGTTATTGTTTATGCCAGATTGGGGTCTTTATCACATGGCTGTTGGCCAAAATGTTGTTTCAGCCTTTAATGGTACTGCGGACCTTGGCAGTTTTGACCTCATCACACATGAAATTACGGACACCACAATTAAATCTAAAAAAGATACTGAAAGAGCTCGCTTGGAAATGTACTACAAGCAAATAAGGGAATTTAGGGAAGGTACGAACACGACCATTTCCCGCCATAAAGTTTTTGAAGAAATCAAAACAGATCATCCAAATGATTGGCTCTTATCAATAGAACTTTATGAGTTGGCCAAGAAAGGCAATGATGATAATTTTCAACAGGAAATCTTGGCGCATCTGGAAACCGTAAAACAAAACAATCCAAAAGTAGGCCATTTAATTGATGATGGAATAAGTCTAGTTGAGCATAGTTTTTCCCATAGTCTCTAA
- a CDS encoding DUF4230 domain-containing protein, translated as MKKVLLGAIVFLASLLIYKSCTEEREEKAMLKESSMLIQQELKNVSKLIVTEGHFAEVYNYKDSKALFGSLILADKKALVVVNADVTVAYDLSKVDVEIDEGLKIVRINSIPEPEIKINPDFEYYDVTADYLNPFNAKDYNKIKNTVKSSLLKKIEASSLKSNAENRLVSELSKLYVLTNSLGWTLEFNQKQVGSVNELETMGKTMLN; from the coding sequence ATGAAGAAAGTACTATTAGGTGCAATCGTTTTTTTGGCATCCCTATTGATCTATAAATCCTGTACGGAAGAAAGGGAGGAGAAGGCTATGTTGAAAGAAAGCTCGATGCTTATTCAGCAAGAGCTGAAAAATGTTTCTAAACTAATCGTAACCGAAGGACACTTTGCAGAAGTCTATAATTACAAGGATTCCAAAGCACTTTTCGGCTCACTGATTTTGGCGGATAAAAAAGCACTGGTAGTTGTAAATGCCGATGTTACTGTCGCGTATGATTTGAGCAAAGTGGATGTTGAAATTGACGAAGGCCTAAAAATTGTCCGAATCAATAGTATTCCCGAGCCCGAAATAAAAATAAATCCCGATTTTGAATATTATGACGTTACGGCCGATTACCTGAATCCGTTCAATGCGAAAGATTACAATAAAATAAAAAACACGGTAAAATCCTCGCTATTAAAAAAAATTGAAGCATCTTCCTTAAAATCCAATGCAGAGAACAGATTGGTCAGTGAACTTTCCAAGTTGTACGTACTGACAAATTCATTGGGATGGACCTTGGAATTCAATCAAAAGCAAGTTGGGTCCGTAAATGAATTAGAGACTATGGGAAAAACTATGCTCAACTAG
- a CDS encoding GSCFA domain-containing protein, with the protein MKLQTTIPLVVSDNPISYQSKLLLLGSCFVGNIGEKLDYYKFQLTQNPFGILFHPLAIENLLERALHEKMYQENEIFEQDGIWFCFDAHSDLRSYDKNMLLNQLNQRLKETKLWLQSSSHIIITLGTAWVYRNNENGKIVANCHKVPQNQFSKELQSVESIKKSLQRIIGLIESINTSTKLIFTVSPVRHLKDGFIENQRSKAHLITALHQTLKSKNTAYFPSYEIMMDELRDYRFYGKDMVHPNQLAIDFIWEKFKSIWIAAEVFPTMEEVGTVQKGLLHRPFNPDSQAHQKFIKALQTKITYLQKRYSFMKF; encoded by the coding sequence ATGAAACTTCAAACCACAATTCCGTTAGTTGTTTCTGATAATCCAATCAGCTATCAGAGTAAGCTATTGCTTTTAGGTTCTTGTTTTGTAGGGAATATCGGTGAAAAACTAGATTATTATAAATTCCAGCTAACCCAGAACCCTTTTGGAATTTTATTTCACCCCTTGGCAATCGAAAATTTGCTGGAACGTGCTTTGCATGAAAAAATGTATCAAGAGAATGAGATTTTTGAACAGGATGGTATCTGGTTTTGTTTTGATGCCCATTCCGATTTGCGTTCATACGACAAAAACATGCTCTTAAATCAGCTTAATCAAAGGCTGAAAGAAACCAAATTATGGTTACAAAGTTCTTCCCATATTATTATTACTTTGGGAACGGCATGGGTATATAGAAACAATGAAAACGGAAAAATCGTTGCCAATTGCCATAAAGTGCCCCAAAATCAATTTTCAAAGGAGTTACAGTCGGTTGAGAGCATCAAGAAAAGTTTGCAGCGAATTATAGGTTTGATTGAATCCATCAACACTAGCACAAAGCTGATTTTTACCGTTTCCCCGGTCCGTCATCTAAAAGATGGTTTTATAGAAAACCAGAGGAGTAAAGCACATTTGATTACCGCTTTGCACCAAACTTTGAAATCTAAAAACACTGCTTATTTTCCCTCTTACGAAATTATGATGGACGAACTCCGTGACTATCGTTTTTATGGGAAGGATATGGTTCATCCCAATCAACTTGCCATTGATTTTATTTGGGAGAAATTCAAATCAATTTGGATTGCCGCTGAGGTATTTCCCACTATGGAAGAGGTCGGTACCGTTCAGAAAGGATTGTTGCACAGGCCCTTTAATCCCGATTCCCAAGCACATCAAAAATTCATAAAAGCACTCCAAACTAAAATTACGTATCTTCAAAAAAGGTATTCTTTCATGAAATTTTAA
- the alaS gene encoding alanine--tRNA ligase — MTSQEVRAQFLDFFKGKKHKIVPSAPMVIKDDPTLMFTNAGMNQFKEFFLGNSVPKSKRVSDTQKCLRVSGKHNDLEEVGKDTYHHTMFEMLGNWSFGDYFKKEAIQWAWELLTEVYGIDKKSLYVSVFEGSDDGDNLEMDIEAYDLWKAIVPEDRIIMGNKKDNFWEMGDQGPCGPCSEIHVDIRSKEEKAKISGASLVNQDHPQVVEIWNLVFMQYNRKANGKLENLPEKHVDTGMGFERLCMVLQGVKSNYDTDVFTPLIREIEAITGHKYGKNKEMDIAIRVVADHVRAVAFSIADGQLPSNTGAGYVIRRILRRAIRYGFTFLDTNKPFIYRLVKVLSHTMGKAFPELREQYQLIENVIKEEENSFLGTLEQGLVLLDSVIKSSKDKTIDGKKAFELYDTFGFPIDLTSLILEERGYKLDAEGFEKALKAQKDRSRAASEVSKDDWTVLIEDAVQEFVGYDSLEADVKLVKYRKIQSKKEGEQFQLVFNLTPFYAEGGGQVGDKGYLEAPNGDVFYIVDTKRENNETVHFCQSLPKNTFQTFKATVDKKQRSRTESNHTATHLLHQALREILGTHVEQKGSAVHSKYLRFDFSHFSKVTPEKLRAVENFVNARIEGQLPFEENRNIPLKEAMEQGAMALFGEKYGDTVRTVKFGRSIELCGGTHVKNTADIWHFKIVSEGAVAAGIRRIEAITSDAVKEFYHKNNRMLFEIKDLMNNPQDPVKAVTSLQEENALLKKQMEQLLKDKAKGLKRELISELEEIDGVQFLSKKVDLDAAGIKDMAFEIGGQFSNLFLLLAAENDGKALLSCYISKEIVAEKSLNAGTIVRELGKYIQGGGGGQPFFATAGGKNPEGIQDALNKAKEYIS; from the coding sequence ATGACGTCCCAAGAAGTTAGAGCCCAGTTTTTAGACTTTTTTAAAGGGAAAAAGCACAAAATTGTTCCTTCGGCGCCCATGGTCATAAAAGATGACCCCACTTTGATGTTTACCAACGCGGGAATGAACCAGTTCAAGGAATTTTTTCTAGGAAATTCCGTTCCCAAATCCAAACGAGTTTCTGATACGCAAAAATGTCTACGCGTAAGTGGAAAGCATAATGATTTGGAGGAAGTTGGGAAGGATACGTATCACCATACCATGTTCGAGATGTTGGGGAATTGGAGTTTTGGTGATTACTTTAAAAAAGAGGCAATCCAGTGGGCATGGGAACTATTGACCGAGGTTTATGGAATAGATAAGAAAAGTCTTTACGTATCTGTTTTTGAAGGAAGTGATGATGGGGACAACCTTGAAATGGATATAGAAGCTTACGATTTATGGAAAGCTATTGTCCCGGAAGATAGAATCATTATGGGCAACAAGAAGGACAACTTCTGGGAGATGGGCGACCAAGGTCCCTGTGGTCCTTGTTCGGAGATCCATGTTGACATTCGTTCCAAAGAAGAAAAAGCAAAAATTTCTGGGGCATCTTTAGTGAATCAAGATCATCCACAGGTGGTGGAAATATGGAATCTTGTATTTATGCAGTATAACCGAAAGGCCAATGGAAAATTGGAAAACCTTCCAGAAAAGCATGTAGATACAGGCATGGGCTTTGAGCGTTTGTGTATGGTATTGCAGGGTGTGAAATCAAATTATGATACGGATGTTTTCACCCCACTTATTCGGGAAATTGAAGCCATTACGGGACATAAGTATGGCAAGAACAAAGAAATGGATATTGCCATTCGGGTAGTTGCCGATCATGTAAGGGCTGTGGCTTTTTCCATTGCTGATGGACAATTGCCAAGCAATACTGGAGCTGGCTATGTCATCCGAAGGATTTTAAGAAGGGCCATCCGTTATGGATTTACTTTTTTGGACACCAATAAACCTTTTATTTATAGATTGGTGAAAGTGTTGTCACATACCATGGGAAAAGCGTTTCCTGAACTGCGCGAACAATATCAATTAATAGAGAATGTAATCAAGGAAGAAGAGAATTCGTTCTTGGGTACCTTGGAACAAGGGCTGGTGCTTTTGGATTCGGTAATAAAATCTTCAAAAGATAAAACAATAGACGGTAAAAAAGCTTTTGAGCTCTATGATACGTTTGGATTCCCGATTGATTTAACTTCCCTTATTCTAGAAGAAAGAGGATACAAACTGGATGCTGAAGGTTTTGAAAAAGCTTTAAAAGCCCAAAAAGACCGATCTAGGGCTGCTTCGGAAGTTTCCAAAGATGATTGGACGGTACTGATAGAAGATGCAGTTCAGGAATTTGTTGGCTATGATAGTTTGGAAGCTGATGTAAAATTGGTGAAATATAGAAAAATACAAAGTAAAAAAGAAGGGGAACAATTTCAACTGGTGTTCAACCTTACCCCATTTTATGCTGAAGGTGGTGGGCAAGTAGGGGATAAAGGATATCTGGAAGCTCCAAATGGAGATGTTTTTTATATTGTTGACACGAAAAGAGAGAACAATGAGACAGTACATTTCTGCCAAAGTCTACCCAAAAATACCTTTCAAACCTTTAAAGCTACAGTAGACAAAAAACAAAGATCCCGTACAGAAAGCAATCATACCGCTACGCATTTGCTGCATCAAGCCCTTAGGGAAATATTGGGCACACATGTGGAACAAAAAGGATCTGCGGTACATTCAAAATATTTACGTTTTGATTTTTCCCATTTTTCCAAAGTGACCCCAGAAAAATTAAGAGCGGTAGAAAACTTTGTAAATGCCCGTATTGAAGGGCAGCTACCTTTTGAGGAGAACAGGAACATACCTCTTAAGGAAGCCATGGAACAAGGGGCTATGGCATTATTCGGTGAAAAATATGGTGATACGGTCCGCACTGTAAAATTTGGACGGTCCATTGAGCTTTGTGGAGGTACCCATGTTAAGAATACAGCGGACATATGGCACTTTAAAATAGTATCCGAAGGAGCTGTTGCGGCAGGAATTCGAAGAATTGAGGCTATTACCTCGGATGCAGTCAAAGAATTCTATCACAAGAACAATAGAATGCTTTTTGAAATTAAGGATTTGATGAACAATCCTCAGGACCCCGTTAAAGCTGTTACCAGTCTGCAAGAGGAAAATGCATTGTTGAAAAAACAGATGGAACAACTTTTAAAAGATAAGGCCAAAGGACTGAAGCGTGAATTAATTTCTGAATTGGAAGAAATTGACGGAGTTCAGTTTTTATCCAAAAAAGTCGATTTGGATGCAGCGGGGATCAAAGACATGGCATTTGAAATTGGCGGTCAGTTCTCCAACTTGTTTTTATTGCTCGCTGCGGAGAACGATGGAAAGGCTTTATTGTCCTGTTATATTTCCAAAGAAATTGTTGCGGAAAAAAGTTTAAATGCAGGTACTATTGTGCGTGAGTTGGGTAAATATATTCAAGGAGGTGGCGGAGGACAACCATTTTTTGCTACGGCCGGGGGAAAAAATCCTGAGGGAATCCAAGATGCATTAAACAAAGCGAAGGAATATATTTCCTGA
- a CDS encoding M23 family metallopeptidase gives MSKVKYYYDPDTLSYRKIEPKKSKKYRNLFLFIVGAALFGFLGLIVLLNTNLLNTPKELSLEREVRNYELQYEILGKKMEQMEQVLTNIEDRDNNIYRLYFEANPIPEEQRRAGFGGINRYKSLEGFNNSEIIINATERLDIIQKQMVIQSKSLDEIAKLAEEKEKLLAAIPAIQPVRNEDLTRMASGYGWRSDPFTKARKMHWGMDFTAPRGVPIYATGDGTVKRADNGSSGYGKHIRIDHGYGYMSLYAHLSKYNVSKGQKVKRGDLIGFVGNTGRSEAPHVHYEVFKDGERINPINFYYGSLTAEEFENMLKFANQENQSLD, from the coding sequence ATGTCTAAAGTCAAGTACTATTACGATCCAGATACACTTTCTTATAGAAAGATTGAGCCCAAAAAGTCCAAAAAGTATCGAAATCTCTTTCTTTTCATAGTAGGAGCGGCTTTATTTGGATTTTTAGGGCTTATCGTTCTATTGAATACCAACTTATTAAATACTCCAAAAGAGCTTTCTTTGGAACGCGAGGTGCGCAACTATGAACTCCAATATGAAATTCTTGGCAAGAAGATGGAGCAGATGGAGCAAGTCCTTACCAACATTGAGGATCGTGACAATAATATTTACCGATTGTATTTTGAGGCAAATCCAATCCCTGAAGAACAGCGAAGAGCAGGTTTTGGGGGTATTAACCGATATAAGTCCCTTGAAGGTTTCAACAATTCTGAAATCATCATCAATGCAACCGAGCGTTTGGATATCATCCAGAAACAAATGGTAATCCAATCCAAATCCTTGGACGAGATTGCCAAATTAGCAGAGGAAAAAGAAAAGCTCTTGGCAGCCATTCCTGCTATACAACCCGTAAGAAATGAGGATTTGACCCGTATGGCCTCTGGTTATGGATGGCGTTCCGATCCATTCACAAAAGCAAGAAAAATGCATTGGGGCATGGATTTTACCGCTCCACGTGGTGTTCCCATCTATGCTACAGGAGATGGAACAGTAAAGCGTGCTGACAATGGGTCTTCGGGCTATGGAAAACACATCAGAATAGACCACGGGTACGGCTACATGTCCTTATATGCACATTTAAGCAAATACAATGTGAGCAAAGGACAAAAGGTAAAACGTGGAGACCTAATAGGTTTTGTTGGGAACACTGGTCGTTCAGAAGCCCCCCATGTGCACTATGAAGTCTTTAAAGATGGTGAACGTATAAACCCCATCAACTTTTATTACGGAAGTTTAACTGCGGAAGAGTTTGAAAATATGCTCAAGTTCGCCAATCAAGAGAACCAATCCCTGGATTAA
- a CDS encoding MerR family transcriptional regulator: MHVDLPEKRYYGIGEVAKAFGVNTSLIRFWEKEFDVLQPKKNAKGNRKFTPQDITNLQLIYHLVKERGFTLEGAKIHLKEEKQKTLSNFEVVQKLQKVRAELLKIKEQL; the protein is encoded by the coding sequence ATGCATGTAGATCTTCCCGAAAAACGGTATTATGGCATTGGTGAAGTAGCCAAGGCGTTTGGGGTAAATACATCCTTGATTCGGTTTTGGGAAAAAGAATTTGATGTACTTCAGCCTAAGAAAAATGCCAAGGGCAACCGTAAATTTACTCCTCAAGATATTACCAATCTGCAACTTATTTACCATTTGGTCAAAGAACGTGGTTTTACGCTAGAAGGTGCCAAAATCCATTTAAAGGAAGAAAAACAAAAAACACTATCTAATTTTGAGGTAGTACAGAAACTTCAAAAAGTGAGAGCCGAACTCTTAAAAATCAAAGAGCAGCTTTGA
- a CDS encoding LemA family protein has translation MKKGILAIIVLVVLAVILGGWYVRTNNTLVDMKGQATKQWANVESSYQRRSDLIGNLVKTVQGAADFERGTLKDVIEARAKATSTTIDANNITQEQLAQFQQAQTGLSSALSRLLVTVERYPDLKSNQNFLELQSQLEGTENRINVERNRFNDIAGEYNIKIEKIPTNIIASIANFDPIALFSSNPGAEDAPDVNFEFN, from the coding sequence ATGAAAAAAGGTATACTTGCGATAATTGTACTCGTTGTATTGGCAGTGATACTTGGCGGTTGGTACGTAAGAACAAACAATACCCTTGTGGACATGAAAGGACAGGCCACAAAGCAATGGGCCAATGTAGAAAGTTCTTACCAACGAAGAAGTGATTTAATCGGTAACCTCGTAAAGACTGTACAAGGTGCTGCAGATTTTGAAAGGGGCACTTTAAAGGACGTTATCGAAGCACGTGCAAAAGCAACTTCCACTACTATTGATGCCAATAATATTACCCAGGAACAATTGGCACAATTTCAACAAGCACAAACTGGGCTTTCCTCCGCGCTTTCAAGACTCTTGGTTACTGTGGAGCGTTACCCCGACTTAAAATCAAACCAAAACTTTTTGGAGCTACAGTCGCAATTGGAAGGTACGGAAAACAGAATCAATGTGGAACGCAACAGGTTCAATGATATTGCTGGAGAGTATAATATCAAAATCGAGAAAATACCTACTAATATTATTGCCAGTATAGCAAATTTTGATCCTATCGCATTGTTTAGTTCAAATCCCGGTGCTGAAGATGCCCCGGACGTTAATTTCGAATTCAATTGA
- a CDS encoding TPM domain-containing protein — protein sequence MSHVEQFLTMEEEQEIVQAILEAERNTSGEIRVHIEASTKIDHFSRAQQIFHFLKMDNTKEENGVLLYVAVDDKKFVIYGDSGIDRAVPKGFWDTTRDTIADYFIKGDFKQGIIAGILSAGKELKAHFPWDYNDTNELSDAISKG from the coding sequence ATGTCGCACGTAGAGCAATTTCTAACTATGGAGGAGGAACAAGAGATTGTTCAAGCCATTCTTGAAGCTGAAAGGAATACTTCTGGCGAAATAAGGGTTCATATTGAAGCATCTACCAAAATAGACCACTTTAGCAGGGCACAACAAATTTTTCACTTTCTCAAGATGGACAATACCAAGGAAGAAAATGGCGTACTGCTCTATGTTGCTGTCGATGATAAAAAATTTGTAATCTATGGCGATAGTGGTATTGACCGCGCCGTGCCCAAAGGTTTTTGGGATACCACAAGAGATACCATTGCGGATTATTTTATAAAAGGTGATTTTAAACAAGGTATCATAGCGGGAATTTTGAGCGCCGGAAAAGAATTGAAAGCACATTTTCCATGGGATTATAATGACACCAACGAACTCAGTGATGCAATATCCAAAGGTTAA